In Vibrio mangrovi, the DNA window TTTGAAACATACATATAACCATTTTAACAACTCACTGGAATATATAAAAATCGATTCTAATGATATTTTACTTCGGAAAAAACGAAGAGAAGAAAGAAAAGAAGAGTTTGTCAGAGATTACAGAGAATCTCTGAAAGATTTGATCGGAGCTCCTAGAGTGAGTCTGATCACTGGAATCGCTCCCGCTATCACCAGAGCAGCGATAGACCATAATGCTGTTGTCAGATAACCGGAGTACATCATATATAGTTGCACCGACCAGCCGAAAGTCTGTCGGATCACCATATCCATCACGAATACTGACAACGTAATCCCCAGAGGAATCGCAATAAACAGAGAAATGATACCGAAAGTCGACAGTTGTAAACTACCAATCATGATCAACTCTTTTCCCGATACACCAAGGTAACGCATAAGAGTCAGGTGTTTTCTCCTCGCCAGCTCTCCGGACAAAGTAGCGAAAAAAATACCAATGACTGCAATCAGCAAAGTGATCTTACTGAGTTTATCTGCTATCGAAAAAGTCCGGTCAAACGTTTTCATGACTGCCTGATGGATAGCACGATTATCAAAAACACGATCACTATCCAGATAGAAGGTATCCAATAGTCGTTGTTTCAGACGATTTTCAGCTTCAGAATCCGACGATTTTGTCGTCACATTCAGAATAATATCCCCATGAGAACCAAATATCTGATTCCAGGCAAACTCTGAAATCAGAACCTGATAGAAAGGATTTCCATAATCATAATAAACCCCGGCAACGTACCACCCCTTTCCCAGAGGTGGTGGTAATGAGATCAGCTCCCCGGGACGGATCCCCAGCTTCAGAGACATGGACTCACTAATCAGCAAACTTTTACTATGGTGTAAATATTCCCAAAAATCAGGAACAGCAACTTTCATGGTCGTCGCGCCGAGTTCAATATCCGTCGATCCTGTACTGACAACCTGAATCAAACCCTGATCTGACGGAATATCCCGCTCCCAACGCTTCCATACAAAACCGACTTCATTCTGCTGATGCAGCCAGTGAATAATATCAGCCTGGGAAGATGGCGAGGCGTAAACATACATATCTGCAGCAAGTCGCTCATTCAGCCAATGCTCCGTCGTTCCCCGGAAGCTACCGACTAAAGTTTCCACACCAATATTCGCAGTAAGTGCGATTAAGAATGCCATGGTCGCGATACCGCGATATCCCATGCTCGCAGCAGCATCAGCAAAGAACCAGCGACGTTTCACATCTTTGAGGCGATAAGAAAGTAAATCACAGACTTTCCAAAACAGAAACGGCGTAATTAATCCGACACTAATCAGGATCATCGCCGGAACTACAAACCCAACCCAAAGCTGTTTGACAAACAGGTAGATCAAAATTGCAGTACCAAATAATAAGATCGCCGCAATCGCCTGACACGCAAATTCTATCCCGGCAAACCGGACCAGAGAAACCTTTGCAGTTAAACGAATCGATGGAGATTTTAACAAACGGATAAGTGGCCAGATACAGGCAGCTAAGGCACCAATCGTTGCCATAACCAGACTATATATGCCCCAATGCCAGTTCCAGTCGATAAAAAAGCTTTCCTGATCGTGCATAACGGTTGCGTAAACAGAAGGAATCAGACGGTCAGCCAGCAACAATCCCAAGAGGTTACCGGAAATCCAGGAAAACAAGATCAGCAGACTCAGTTCTACCATCAATGCCTTCGCCAGCTCGACACCGGACACACCGGCCTGACGCATCATACCAACCAAAGGCTGACGTTGAATAAAAGAAAGAGAGATTGCCTGATAAAAAATAAAAAGCCCGACCAGAAATGCCAGTACACCAATTACATCCAGATTCAGTAGGAAGGCTTTGGTTAAAGAACCGACATCAGAGCGATACTGACGACTAATTGTCAAAGCGGGTGGCAACAGCTGTTTTAGCTTCTGTAAAGTTGCATTAGGCATATCCCGACAAGCGATAGCCGATAATAAGTCCGTTCCGGTCAGAGAGCGAATCAGAGACAGGCTAGTCATCACCCGACTCCCGTAAACCCAATCGTATTGATCAATAATTACCGGTCCCAGACGCTCTCCGGACGAGATAGTCATCCAATCACCGTTTTTTAATTGCTCATGTTTTGCCAGCTCCCGGCTGATAATCACAGAATGCGGCGCAATTAATAACGGCAGAACCTGCTGTTTCCAGACGGATGGTTCCGATGTACTGTTGCCCATACTGGCCGGATCCATACCGACAACAGTGATACTCTGTCCACTCTGAGTTGCGGTCTTGAAGCGACTAAAAGGCACACATTGCTGGAAACCTGACTGTTGCAATTGTAGGTAAAATTGATATGGGATGAGGTTTTCTATAGAGCGGGAACGAATATGGTAAGGAAGCGGATTGGCAAATAACTTTTCTCCATGAGCATAACTTTTCCGGGCATGTTCCGTAATCGCTGTCACACCAATCAGAATAGAAACACCCAGTGTCAATCCTAACCATACCAGCAAAATCTGTAATGGCGAACGACGGTAATGACCCAGCAGTACTTTAACTACGGGGCATAGCATGGAGCTGTCCTCCCTGCAAACGGACACATCGTTCCATATAGCTGGCCACTTTTTCACTATGTGTAACCAGCAACAAGGTATACTCCAGTCTGCGGGACAAAGATGTTAACAAGCGGATAACCGCCTCTGCATTTTTTTCATCAAGACTTCCCGTCGGCTCATCGGCCAGCAGTAGCTTCGGTTCCATATACAGAGCTCTGGCAATCGCTGCCCGCTGTTGCTGTCCCCCGGAGACTTCTTCCGGATATCGTCCAAGTAAGGGCATTAAATCGAGGGCAGACAAGATCTGACGCCACAATCCCTGATCTTCGGGAAGCCGGCGTAACTGACGGCAGAAACGAATATTATCCGCAATATTCAGCGTCGGAAGTAAATTAAACTGTTGGAAAATGTGGCCGACATAATGCCGCCGGTAAGCAGCACGATGGTGTTCAGAAGAGCTGTGCATAGGGAAATTAGGGAACCATATTTCCCCTGAATCGACAGAATCAATCCCGGCAATCAGATTCAGAAGCGTACTTTTACCAGAGCCGCTTTCTCCCATCAATGCAACTTGTTCACCAGATGTCAGTTTGAGCGCTGCGCCTTGCAAAACAGGGTGAAACTCTTCCCCATCCAAGTAGCCTTTACACAGGTCTGTCAGTTCTAACATCTCATGAGTCCACAATCACAAATCTCGGGGTGTGAATCTACACTAAAAACCATAATGGAGAAAGTGTTTTGCGGTCTTTATCACAAATCGGCTTCAATCAGATTTCTCATCCATTTCTTACTTCGTATGCGCAGAGTCGACCCAAACCATTTGACAAAATCTTCAAGTAAAAAAGCCAGATAAACCCACTCTGGAGAGACATGAAATATCATAGCCATCATCGCTGTGACCGGAATACCAATTACCCACTGCGCACATAAATCCTGATACAGGCAGAATTTCACATCACCACCGGGGCGCAGAACACCCGCAATGGCAGCCATCGGAAAAGAACGTAGTACAATTCCCAGACTAAGAATTGTAATAAACTTTTCTGCAAGCTCACGGGTTTCCGGGGTCAAAGCAGCAAATGAATTCAAAACAGGAATCTGCAAAAAGTACAGCAAAACCGCGATAACCGTACCGGAAAGTACACAGAATGCCGTCAGACCGATGGCCTGATAATAAGTTTTATCAAAATCTTTAGCGCCCAGTTGGTTACCGACTAAAACTGATGATGCATTGGCTACACCAATCAAAAAACTCAGTGAAATCGATTCTACCGGCGTCATCACAGAAAGTGCAGCCAGTCCCTGAACCCCACTCTGCCCCATAATCGAATGATAAACAAACAATCCTCCGGACCACATCAGAAAATTAAATGTTGTCGGAAGCGATAATTTCAAAAAGCGCTTAACTTTAGACCAATGTACTGTTGCGATCAGATCGTTCAACCGGAATGCCAGTAAATGTTTTTTCCGGTAAAGGTAGCCATACAATGTAACGATTTCGATCACACCACTGAGTACCGTGGCTATCGCAGCCCCGGAGATCCCCATCTCCGGAAATCCGAAATGACCAAATATCAGTACCCAGTTCAGAAAAACATTAGAACAAATACCGATGGCACTGAAAAAAGTACTAATCGCTGGTTTATGCATGGCACGCAGTCCGACAGCCATACTACTAACCATGGCAATCGCATACATACTCACCGATGTAATCTGTAGATACTGGCCGCCTAACCGGGTCACTTCAGCCGAATCTGTCGCCAGTGACATAATCGATTCAGGAAACAGAATAAAGAGTAAAGCAGTGACAGTTGCAAAAGATGTTGAGACCAGCCAGGTGAGTGCAGTACTTTCCCTGACACCCTGCCGGTTTCCCGCCCCCCAGTATTGTGCAGTCAGAAGCGCGCCTCCGGTCGTTACCCCTACCAGCATGACTGTTGAGACAAATGTTGCCCGGGCTGCAACGCCCACTGCGGCAATTTCAGATTCCCCTAACTGGCCCAGCATAATGACATCAACTAATCCCCGGCTGGAAAATAAAATATTCTGCAATGCAATGGGAATCGCAATCGCAAGCAGCCGACGTAAAAAATCGCCCCTTATAGAGGAAAAAATCATGATAACCTTAGACAAAGAAGCACTCCGAATACTGGATTATTCCGAAGCCTGAAATGATTCGGGGAGAAACATATGCTCACGGAAACTTAGAAACACGGCGAGTATAACATGTGCCCGGTGACACCTCCATATGTATTATGTATGCTGTTCTCTATCACCAGATCATCTCAAGGCACCGAATTCAGTACGTTTTGAGAACATTTGGAACACCCGCATTTTCATGACCTAAGAATTACGGACTATTTATGAAAAAAGTACTCGTCCTTGGTGCATCCGGCTATATTGGTTCACAACTTGTTCCACAGTTACTGGAATATGGTTACACCGTCACAGCTGCTACACGCCATATTGAGTCATTAAAAGCACGCCTGGAACCTCACCCCAACCTTCAGATTGTTTATCTGGATTTAGCCGATCCGCAAGCGACACAAGATATCGTTCCACATTTCGAACTGGTTTATTTTCTGGTTCACGGTATGGCTTATGGCGGCGATTTCTTCGACTACGAATTACAACTGGCAGAAAACTTCAGGCAGGCGGCAGAAAACAGTCCTATCAAACATATTATCTACCTCAGTGCCATTCAACCCGAGTCCGGAAATTCCGAGCACCTCAAAGCCCGGAAAATGACTGGTGAATGTCTGCGCCAGCTTACTATTCCAATTACCGAACTCCGGGCCGGAGTTGTTATCGGACCGGGTTCTGCGGCTTTTGAAATCATGCGGGATTTCGTCTACAACCTTCCGGTTCTGATCACACCTCACTGGGTCGATTCCAAAGCCAATCCTATTGCACTGGAGAACCTGAATTACTATCTGCTGCGCTTTGCCGAATCCGCTCCGGCAGGTCACCAGTTATTTGAAATCGGTGGTCCGGACATTATCAGCTACCGGGAGCAGTTCCGGACAATTTGCCAGATTGCTCACCAACCTTTTCGCCTTTGGTCAACCCGGCTTCTGACACCCCGCATCGCTTCCTACTGGTTAGGTATGATCACATCGGTTCCCAGCAGCATAGGCAAAGCTTTGCTGGCCGGACTGACTCACGATTATGTTGCCGATAATCATAAAATTACTCAGTTGTATCCACAAAAATTACTGAGCTACTACGATGCCGTTCAGCAGACAATTGCCCGGGAAGGACGGTTCGTTCGCAGTCAGGTCTGGGGATTTGACCCTCATGCCCTCAACCGCTGGCAACCCGGTTACGGATATTATCCCAAGCAGGCAGGAGCAACACTTCGGACAACTGCCAGTACAGAACAGCTATGGACTGTGATTGAAAAAATCGGACGCCGGCCCGATGGTTACTTCTTTGCAAACAGTCTATGGCGAACACGGGAATGGCTTGATTTCTTTTTCGGTGGTGGAAAACCAGTCAGAAGAGAACCTCAGGGACAGCATCTTAAAATCGGGGATTATATCGATTCCTGGAAAGTAATCCGGTGTGAAAAACCTAAATTCCTCTCACTATTTTTTGGAATGAAAGGTCCGGGACTCGGACGGCTGGAATGCACAATTACTGAGCATAAGACTCACCGGACTCTGGACATCCGCGCCTGGTGGCACCCACAGGGATTCTATGGGTTACTTTACTGGTTCGTCATGATGCCTGCGCATCTATTTATTTTTAGAGGGATGGTCAAACGGATCTGTCGGCAGGCAGAACAACAAAAAACACCACCTGCCGATTCCTGAATCCTCTGGAGGATCGTGGTTAACCGGGCTGAAATCCAAGCGGAATTTCAGCCAGTTGCTCTCCCCGGTTTCCCGGATAAATTAGATATTCCCCATGATACTTTACGTTCGATTTGTAATTTGTCTGTTTGTGTACCATAAATCCGGCACGCCATGCTTTATCAATAAACTGCGCATGGTTGCCCCGGACAAACAGACTCATTGGCCGGACAAGTACTGCACCGTCAAAACAGGACTCACACTGCTCAGCACAAAGCGCCAGAGAATTCGGACTCTCAGTAAATAACTGCACTTTGCCACATCCAACCAGAGGTTCTGCCGTTGAGATATCCCAGCCTTCTGCGGTCATCTCATCCAGAAACTGTTCGATCTGCTGATCAGTAATTTCCTGAACGGATTGATTATCCACAGAGAAAAAACTGTGGTAATAGGCGGAGATCTGCCGGAATATTCGCTCCAGGCCTGCATTATTTCCCTGAGAACGCCCCGCTTTCTGCCAGCTGGTCAGATCATTTCCGACACAACGATGAAACCGTTGCTGTTTTAAAGCGTTGGTTACCCAGCGAATCAGAAAATGGTTATTCGCTACAGGCGCATCAGCCAGTTTACCATGCTGGTGTGCCTGTGATAGTTCTGCCAGCGCCGTATCGACCAGACGCTGTATTTCGTCATGATATGTCACCATATTCTTTACTACTCTCTTGTCGAAACCCAGTAACTCAGCCCGGATAATATTGCACATAGTCCCATACTCAGAACCATCGGCCAGACAGCATCCCCCGGCATTGCAGCAACGATAGCGCCAATCAGCGAGCCAATCCCAAAACGAAATGTTCCGGCCAGAGATGAAACTGTACCGGCCATTTGTGCATGACCACTCATTAACAACCCCATAGAATTACTGCCGATCGTTGAAATCATCCCGATAAACAACACCACAAAAGGAACGATTCCCCACAATCCCCACTCGTACAGCCAACCGATAAATAATCCTGCACCCGCGAGAAACTGTACCCATAGACCAAAGCGGAGCATAAATACCGAACCAACTTTTTTGA includes these proteins:
- a CDS encoding ABC transporter permease, whose protein sequence is MLCPVVKVLLGHYRRSPLQILLVWLGLTLGVSILIGVTAITEHARKSYAHGEKLFANPLPYHIRSRSIENLIPYQFYLQLQQSGFQQCVPFSRFKTATQSGQSITVVGMDPASMGNSTSEPSVWKQQVLPLLIAPHSVIISRELAKHEQLKNGDWMTISSGERLGPVIIDQYDWVYGSRVMTSLSLIRSLTGTDLLSAIACRDMPNATLQKLKQLLPPALTISRQYRSDVGSLTKAFLLNLDVIGVLAFLVGLFIFYQAISLSFIQRQPLVGMMRQAGVSGVELAKALMVELSLLILFSWISGNLLGLLLADRLIPSVYATVMHDQESFFIDWNWHWGIYSLVMATIGALAACIWPLIRLLKSPSIRLTAKVSLVRFAGIEFACQAIAAILLFGTAILIYLFVKQLWVGFVVPAMILISVGLITPFLFWKVCDLLSYRLKDVKRRWFFADAAASMGYRGIATMAFLIALTANIGVETLVGSFRGTTEHWLNERLAADMYVYASPSSQADIIHWLHQQNEVGFVWKRWERDIPSDQGLIQVVSTGSTDIELGATTMKVAVPDFWEYLHHSKSLLISESMSLKLGIRPGELISLPPPLGKGWYVAGVYYDYGNPFYQVLISEFAWNQIFGSHGDIILNVTTKSSDSEAENRLKQRLLDTFYLDSDRVFDNRAIHQAVMKTFDRTFSIADKLSKITLLIAVIGIFFATLSGELARRKHLTLMRYLGVSGKELIMIGSLQLSTFGIISLFIAIPLGITLSVFVMDMVIRQTFGWSVQLYMMYSGYLTTALWSIAALVIAGAIPVIRLTLGAPIKSFRDSL
- a CDS encoding ABC transporter ATP-binding protein, translated to MLELTDLCKGYLDGEEFHPVLQGAALKLTSGEQVALMGESGSGKSTLLNLIAGIDSVDSGEIWFPNFPMHSSSEHHRAAYRRHYVGHIFQQFNLLPTLNIADNIRFCRQLRRLPEDQGLWRQILSALDLMPLLGRYPEEVSGGQQQRAAIARALYMEPKLLLADEPTGSLDEKNAEAVIRLLTSLSRRLEYTLLLVTHSEKVASYMERCVRLQGGQLHAMPRS
- a CDS encoding MATE family efflux transporter; amino-acid sequence: MIFSSIRGDFLRRLLAIAIPIALQNILFSSRGLVDVIMLGQLGESEIAAVGVAARATFVSTVMLVGVTTGGALLTAQYWGAGNRQGVRESTALTWLVSTSFATVTALLFILFPESIMSLATDSAEVTRLGGQYLQITSVSMYAIAMVSSMAVGLRAMHKPAISTFFSAIGICSNVFLNWVLIFGHFGFPEMGISGAAIATVLSGVIEIVTLYGYLYRKKHLLAFRLNDLIATVHWSKVKRFLKLSLPTTFNFLMWSGGLFVYHSIMGQSGVQGLAALSVMTPVESISLSFLIGVANASSVLVGNQLGAKDFDKTYYQAIGLTAFCVLSGTVIAVLLYFLQIPVLNSFAALTPETRELAEKFITILSLGIVLRSFPMAAIAGVLRPGGDVKFCLYQDLCAQWVIGIPVTAMMAMIFHVSPEWVYLAFLLEDFVKWFGSTLRIRSKKWMRNLIEADL
- a CDS encoding DUF2867 domain-containing protein, producing MKKVLVLGASGYIGSQLVPQLLEYGYTVTAATRHIESLKARLEPHPNLQIVYLDLADPQATQDIVPHFELVYFLVHGMAYGGDFFDYELQLAENFRQAAENSPIKHIIYLSAIQPESGNSEHLKARKMTGECLRQLTIPITELRAGVVIGPGSAAFEIMRDFVYNLPVLITPHWVDSKANPIALENLNYYLLRFAESAPAGHQLFEIGGPDIISYREQFRTICQIAHQPFRLWSTRLLTPRIASYWLGMITSVPSSIGKALLAGLTHDYVADNHKITQLYPQKLLSYYDAVQQTIAREGRFVRSQVWGFDPHALNRWQPGYGYYPKQAGATLRTTASTEQLWTVIEKIGRRPDGYFFANSLWRTREWLDFFFGGGKPVRREPQGQHLKIGDYIDSWKVIRCEKPKFLSLFFGMKGPGLGRLECTITEHKTHRTLDIRAWWHPQGFYGLLYWFVMMPAHLFIFRGMVKRICRQAEQQKTPPADS
- a CDS encoding DUF2913 family protein, which translates into the protein MVTYHDEIQRLVDTALAELSQAHQHGKLADAPVANNHFLIRWVTNALKQQRFHRCVGNDLTSWQKAGRSQGNNAGLERIFRQISAYYHSFFSVDNQSVQEITDQQIEQFLDEMTAEGWDISTAEPLVGCGKVQLFTESPNSLALCAEQCESCFDGAVLVRPMSLFVRGNHAQFIDKAWRAGFMVHKQTNYKSNVKYHGEYLIYPGNRGEQLAEIPLGFQPG